The following proteins come from a genomic window of Catalinimonas alkaloidigena:
- a CDS encoding response regulator has product MYERPNAITVMPPIRVSLYEDNDKLRGLLELMIGTTDGLVMVGAYPDCRTIVTDLQQHPPDVVVMDIDMPGCSGIDGVRMVKEYDARIRVLMHTVFADDEKLFACLSNGANGYLLKKDSSTQLIAAIRDVFEGGGPLSPGIARRVLEAFHQPLRAPGVEYHITPREREILELLARGFTYRMIGLELAISTETVRRHLKNIYQKLHVQCGPEAVAKAIRERII; this is encoded by the coding sequence TTGTACGAACGTCCTAACGCCATCACGGTCATGCCTCCGATCCGCGTATCCCTTTACGAAGACAACGATAAGTTGCGCGGCCTGCTGGAACTGATGATCGGCACGACCGACGGACTGGTCATGGTCGGCGCTTACCCCGATTGCCGCACCATCGTGACCGACCTGCAACAGCACCCGCCCGACGTGGTGGTGATGGACATCGACATGCCGGGATGCAGCGGCATCGACGGGGTGCGGATGGTCAAAGAATACGACGCCCGCATTCGGGTCTTAATGCACACGGTTTTTGCCGACGACGAAAAGCTGTTCGCCTGTCTCAGCAACGGGGCCAACGGTTACCTGCTCAAAAAAGACTCGTCCACCCAACTGATCGCCGCCATCCGCGATGTCTTCGAAGGAGGCGGTCCGCTCTCGCCCGGCATTGCGCGGCGCGTACTGGAAGCGTTCCACCAACCCCTGCGCGCCCCCGGTGTCGAGTACCACATCACCCCCCGCGAACGGGAAATCCTGGAACTACTCGCGCGTGGGTTTACCTACCGGATGATCGGCCTGGAACTGGCAATCTCGACCGAAACGGTGCGCCGTCACCTGAAGAACATCTACCAGAAACTGCACGTGCAGTGCGGCCCCGAAGCCGTGGCCAAGGCCATCCGCGAACGAATCATCTGA
- a CDS encoding phosphoketolase produces the protein MTNAPLSPDELRKMDAYWRAANYLSVGQIYLYGNPLLKEPLTLDHVKPRLLGHWGTTPGLNFVYVHLNRLIRQHDLNVIYITGPGHGGPGLVANTYLEGTYSELYPDVSQDEAGMQKLFKQFSFPGGIPSHVAAEVPGSINEGGELGYSLAHAYGAAFDNPDLLVACVIGDGEAETGALATSWHSNKFLNPVHDGAVLPILHLNGYKIAGPTVLARISREEQDALFRGYGYDPHFVEGDDPETVHQQFAATLDTVREKIYQIQHRARNEGFAERPRWPMIVLRTPKGWTGPAEVDEKPVEGTWRAHQVPLSELASKPEHLKQLEAWMKSYRPEELFDANGTLIPDLAELAPRGHRRMGANPHANGGLLLKALKMPDFKAHAVEVKKPGATTAEATRVMGGLLRDVMKQNWDQRNFRVMGPDETASNRLNALFDVTDRTSTAAIYPSDDDVSPDGRVMEVLSEHLCEGWLEGYLLTGRHGFFSCYEAFIHIIDSMFNQHAKWLKVTREIEWRRPIASLNYLLTSHVWRQDHNGFSHQDPGFLDHVVNKKADVIRVYLPPDANTLLSVTDHCLRSRNYVNVIVAGKQPSPQWLDMDAAVKHCTAGLGIWAWASNDEDGEPDLIMACAGDVPTLETLAAVTVLRSLVPDLKIRVINVVDLMTLQSPDQHPHGLNDRDFDRLFTTDRPVIFAFHGYPSLVHRLTYKRTNHKNFHVHGYQEEGTTTTPFDMVVRNQLDRYHLAGNAIDRLPQLGAHAAYAKQFLRDKLIDHKNYVTQHGEDMPEIKDWQWK, from the coding sequence ATGACGAATGCACCCCTTTCGCCGGACGAGCTACGCAAAATGGACGCCTACTGGCGGGCGGCCAACTACCTCTCGGTCGGGCAGATCTACCTCTACGGCAATCCGCTCCTGAAAGAGCCTCTCACCCTCGACCACGTCAAACCCCGACTGCTGGGCCACTGGGGCACCACACCGGGCCTCAACTTTGTCTACGTTCACCTGAACCGACTCATTCGGCAGCACGACCTCAACGTGATCTACATCACCGGGCCGGGGCATGGCGGGCCGGGCCTGGTGGCCAACACCTACTTAGAAGGAACCTACAGCGAATTATACCCGGACGTATCGCAGGACGAAGCCGGGATGCAGAAATTATTCAAGCAATTTTCGTTTCCCGGCGGGATTCCGAGCCACGTCGCGGCCGAAGTGCCCGGCTCCATCAACGAAGGAGGTGAACTGGGCTACTCGCTGGCGCATGCCTACGGGGCGGCCTTCGACAATCCCGATCTGCTGGTGGCCTGCGTGATCGGCGACGGCGAAGCCGAAACTGGAGCTTTGGCGACGAGCTGGCATTCCAACAAATTTCTGAATCCGGTCCACGACGGCGCGGTGCTGCCCATCCTCCATCTGAACGGCTACAAGATTGCGGGACCGACGGTGCTGGCGCGCATTTCACGCGAAGAACAGGACGCCCTGTTTCGGGGCTACGGCTACGACCCTCACTTCGTGGAAGGCGACGATCCGGAGACGGTGCATCAGCAATTTGCCGCCACGCTCGATACCGTCCGGGAAAAGATCTACCAGATTCAGCACCGGGCGCGTAACGAAGGCTTTGCGGAGCGACCGCGCTGGCCAATGATTGTGCTGCGGACGCCCAAAGGTTGGACCGGTCCGGCCGAAGTGGACGAAAAACCGGTGGAAGGGACGTGGCGGGCGCATCAGGTGCCGCTGTCGGAGCTGGCCTCGAAACCCGAACACCTGAAGCAACTGGAAGCCTGGATGAAGAGCTACCGACCGGAGGAACTGTTCGACGCGAACGGTACCCTGATTCCCGACCTGGCCGAACTGGCCCCTCGGGGCCATCGGCGGATGGGGGCTAACCCGCACGCGAACGGCGGTTTGCTGCTGAAGGCCCTGAAAATGCCCGACTTCAAAGCCCATGCGGTCGAAGTGAAGAAGCCGGGCGCAACCACGGCAGAGGCCACGCGGGTGATGGGTGGCTTGCTGCGCGACGTGATGAAACAGAACTGGGACCAGCGCAACTTCCGGGTGATGGGGCCGGACGAAACGGCCTCGAACCGCCTCAACGCCCTGTTCGACGTCACGGACCGGACCTCCACGGCAGCAATTTATCCTTCGGACGACGACGTCTCGCCAGACGGGCGGGTGATGGAAGTACTCAGCGAACACCTCTGCGAAGGCTGGCTGGAAGGCTATCTGCTGACGGGTCGCCACGGCTTTTTCTCCTGTTACGAGGCCTTCATCCACATCATCGACTCCATGTTCAACCAGCACGCGAAGTGGCTGAAGGTCACCCGCGAAATCGAGTGGCGTCGGCCCATTGCCTCGCTCAATTACCTACTCACTTCGCACGTCTGGCGGCAGGACCACAACGGCTTCTCGCACCAGGACCCGGGCTTTCTGGACCACGTGGTCAACAAAAAGGCGGACGTGATCCGCGTCTACCTGCCGCCCGATGCCAACACGCTGCTGTCGGTCACCGACCACTGCCTGCGCAGCCGCAACTATGTGAACGTGATTGTGGCGGGCAAGCAGCCTTCACCGCAGTGGCTCGACATGGACGCCGCCGTGAAGCACTGCACCGCTGGGTTGGGCATCTGGGCGTGGGCCAGCAACGACGAGGACGGAGAGCCGGACCTGATCATGGCCTGTGCGGGCGACGTACCGACGCTGGAAACCCTGGCCGCCGTCACCGTGCTGCGATCCCTCGTTCCCGACCTGAAGATCCGGGTGATCAACGTCGTCGACCTGATGACGCTCCAGTCGCCGGACCAGCACCCGCACGGTTTGAACGACCGCGACTTCGACCGCCTCTTCACGACCGACAGGCCCGTCATCTTCGCCTTCCACGGGTATCCGTCGCTCGTCCACCGGCTGACCTACAAGCGGACGAATCACAAGAATTTCCACGTCCACGGTTACCAGGAAGAAGGCACGACCACGACTCCGTTCGACATGGTGGTGCGCAACCAACTGGACCGTTACCACCTGGCCGGTAACGCCATCGACCGCCTGCCGCAACTCGGAGCGCACGCCGCCTACGCGAAACAGTTCCTTCGCGACAAGCTGATCGATCACAAAAACTACGTCACGCAACACGGCGAAGACATGCCGGAGATCAAAGACTGGCAGTGGAAATGA
- a CDS encoding cupin domain-containing protein — translation MKRNQFVRTLLAAFPATAYASRWNFRGQNAKGFKVAAGEGRYHGHILLKGVNANVLDVKISGKDTAGALAVFEQTSRSPGRGTPLHVHLEQDEIFYVLAGEYRFRVGDDVYALQAGDSIFLPRRVPHAWTQVSARGKMTVLLQPAGQLEEFFVTLASLQYEPTPDEIARIFADHGMQVVGPPLSLD, via the coding sequence ATGAAACGAAATCAGTTTGTGCGGACGCTGCTGGCGGCGTTTCCGGCTACGGCGTATGCCTCCCGGTGGAACTTCCGCGGGCAGAATGCTAAAGGCTTCAAAGTAGCGGCGGGCGAGGGACGGTACCACGGCCACATCCTGTTGAAAGGCGTGAACGCCAACGTGCTGGACGTGAAAATCTCCGGTAAAGACACCGCCGGTGCGCTGGCCGTTTTCGAACAAACGTCACGGTCGCCAGGGCGGGGCACTCCGCTGCATGTGCATCTGGAGCAAGACGAGATTTTTTACGTGCTGGCGGGCGAGTACCGCTTTCGGGTCGGTGACGACGTATATGCGCTCCAAGCAGGCGACAGCATTTTCCTACCCCGCCGTGTGCCCCACGCCTGGACACAGGTGAGTGCGCGGGGCAAAATGACCGTACTCCTGCAACCTGCGGGCCAGCTCGAAGAATTCTTTGTGACCCTGGCTTCCCTCCAATACGAACCTACGCCCGACGAAATCGCCCGGATTTTTGCAGACCACGGTATGCAAGTCGTAGGACCGCCCCTTTCGCTCGACTGA
- a CDS encoding endonuclease/exonuclease/phosphatase family protein, whose product MRYRFFCSVLTGAALGGIVLGAASCTSASDAQATSADTAAVAGGATLRVMTYNIHHANPPGQPDQIDVEGIADVIRRQRPDLVALQEVDVRTARAGQVDEAERLAAALDMHVYFGKAMDYDGGGYGVALLSRFPLSETQVMPLPAQPAPPSEPRVLATARVQLPNGRAIRFASTHLDAGRDSTNRQLQIDAIVQRTAADSLPWLIGGDFNATPHSGVIRTLDAAFTRTCHDCAPTIPIDRPEKAIDFLAFRGEPPFRVVDHQVINHEAASDHLPVVAELTY is encoded by the coding sequence ATGAGGTACCGCTTTTTTTGTAGTGTGTTGACAGGAGCCGCTCTGGGAGGAATCGTCCTCGGGGCGGCTTCCTGCACTTCGGCGTCGGATGCGCAGGCCACCTCGGCCGATACGGCGGCGGTTGCCGGGGGCGCAACGTTGCGCGTAATGACGTACAACATTCACCACGCCAATCCGCCGGGGCAGCCCGACCAAATCGACGTGGAAGGCATCGCCGACGTGATTCGCCGGCAGCGCCCCGATCTGGTGGCGTTGCAGGAGGTAGACGTCCGAACGGCACGGGCGGGGCAGGTCGACGAAGCAGAACGCCTGGCGGCAGCGCTGGACATGCACGTCTATTTCGGGAAGGCGATGGACTACGACGGGGGCGGCTACGGCGTGGCCCTTCTGTCGCGCTTTCCTCTGTCGGAAACGCAGGTGATGCCTTTGCCCGCCCAACCGGCACCGCCCAGCGAACCGCGGGTGCTGGCCACGGCGCGGGTGCAGTTGCCCAACGGCCGGGCGATTCGCTTTGCGTCGACGCACCTCGATGCCGGTCGCGATTCTACCAACCGCCAGTTGCAGATCGACGCGATTGTGCAACGGACCGCGGCCGATTCGCTGCCGTGGCTGATCGGGGGCGATTTTAACGCCACGCCCCATTCGGGCGTGATCCGTACCCTCGATGCCGCCTTTACCCGTACCTGCCACGACTGCGCGCCGACCATTCCCATCGACCGGCCGGAAAAAGCCATCGACTTTCTGGCGTTTCGGGGCGAGCCTCCGTTTCGGGTGGTAGACCATCAAGTGATCAACCACGAGGCAGCATCCGATCATTTGCCCGTCGTGGCCGAGCTTACGTATTAA
- a CDS encoding heparan-alpha-glucosaminide N-acetyltransferase domain-containing protein codes for MSQPLTISPAPPPASALQATPTRLASIDILRALTMVLMIFVNDLWSLRDVPTWLEHVPAGVDGMGLADTVFPAFLFIMGMSIPFAIASRRKKGEREGRLVLHVLSRTLALLVMGVFLVNGENLHEAATGMPRVVWNTLACLSFILIWHVDRPGTNLRVHRGLQLVGVAILMTLAILYRGEAGTTRFSTYWWGILGLIGWSYVVSALVMVAAKERFWVPLVAWGVFTGLSMLASAGLVPDGGGWDVIPGAIRGGTLVAFSLGGVLTTLLFQYFQRRQAMRNAMLTFGALALTLLILGFVTRPLWGISKIGATAPWLFLCSGLTLLAFMAVYGLVDVAGKARWFQPLRPAGTDTLLCYLIPYFAYAFVVLLGIHWPGWMLTGAVGLLKAFAFALLCVGITYLLRRIGIRLKI; via the coding sequence ATGTCCCAACCGTTGACGATTTCCCCCGCGCCTCCTCCGGCGTCGGCGTTGCAGGCCACGCCGACCCGCCTGGCTTCCATCGACATCCTCCGTGCTCTCACGATGGTGCTGATGATTTTCGTAAACGACCTTTGGTCGCTGCGCGATGTGCCGACCTGGCTAGAGCACGTGCCCGCCGGGGTGGACGGCATGGGCTTGGCCGACACGGTCTTCCCGGCATTTCTGTTCATCATGGGCATGTCGATACCCTTCGCCATCGCTAGTCGGCGGAAGAAGGGCGAGCGGGAGGGACGGCTGGTGCTGCACGTACTGAGTCGGACGCTCGCACTGCTGGTAATGGGCGTCTTTCTGGTGAACGGCGAAAACCTCCACGAAGCGGCCACCGGCATGCCCCGTGTGGTGTGGAATACGCTGGCATGCTTGTCGTTCATTCTCATCTGGCACGTCGACCGTCCCGGGACAAATCTCCGGGTACACCGAGGGCTGCAACTCGTCGGTGTCGCGATCCTGATGACGCTGGCGATCCTCTACCGGGGCGAGGCGGGCACTACCCGTTTCTCGACCTACTGGTGGGGCATTCTGGGCCTGATCGGCTGGTCGTACGTGGTCAGCGCCCTGGTGATGGTCGCGGCAAAAGAGCGCTTCTGGGTGCCACTGGTTGCGTGGGGCGTCTTCACGGGCCTGAGCATGCTCGCGAGTGCAGGTTTAGTACCAGACGGTGGAGGGTGGGACGTGATTCCGGGTGCGATTCGGGGCGGCACGCTCGTCGCGTTCTCGCTGGGGGGCGTCTTAACGACGCTGCTCTTCCAGTATTTTCAACGGCGACAGGCGATGCGAAACGCGATGCTCACCTTCGGGGCCCTTGCGCTGACGCTGCTGATCCTGGGGTTTGTGACCCGGCCGCTGTGGGGCATCTCCAAAATCGGAGCGACGGCGCCCTGGCTGTTCCTGTGCAGCGGACTGACCTTGCTGGCGTTCATGGCGGTCTATGGGCTGGTCGACGTGGCGGGCAAGGCGCGGTGGTTCCAGCCCCTCCGACCCGCCGGAACCGATACCCTCCTGTGCTACCTGATTCCGTATTTTGCTTACGCGTTCGTGGTGCTGCTGGGCATCCACTGGCCCGGCTGGATGCTGACCGGCGCGGTCGGTTTACTGAAAGCCTTTGCCTTCGCGTTGTTGTGTGTCGGCATCACGTACCTGCTGCGTCGCATCGGCATTCGCCTGAAAATTTGA
- a CDS encoding sensor histidine kinase, with protein sequence MVRWRWFWVGYLMPLALAAQLPAISFETITTEDGLPSNLVLSATKDHQGFMWFGTRRCPVRYDGNTFRPFLEPETELVSGLAEDSSGRLWVSTDLNGVCTIDPITLQLRPVPSAQPTPAPQTGHFFRASDGYGWYGDWYGANRINLTTAEVRHYPFRPTNYVMVKASFLEDREGTVWVLGADNGLFRYDRAADTLVCVLGRDCPDTTRRLETVFTQGCVDRAGQLWIGTQRGGLLRYDPHTDDYELFPTDPAVLSVAEGEDENGRPLLWVGDDEGLSVFRPEQGQFYRFPDLFPDAYSVNALYRDTTEGIVWACTSEGILKYHPRSNLIQTIRLPEGLVDMPVTVTTIVQDQADADVYWLGLSHTGMVRWHRPSNQFSLVRFPPAGTAPETRWIAQRDDGTLWIGVNQWHYNGPGLLVYDPACATFLETPLSRLANRYFSVAFFMYGFFDPQQRLWIGNSDEGIHVLAETADGEAQEVTPWSQAQQQELLQHNNLINDLLLDRRGGVWLATYNGIYLADEARRRFTLFDSVGGDYPTVNTLLEDQKGHLWAARWGAITETDTNGRRLSQLTTAGGLQDRENRGLVEDRYGHLWIGNYEGLHAYRTDTKRLFHFSVGDGLLSNNTMDRLFTNRAGDALLIGQKNGFNVLRVDLLRQPYPAPPLAVSSLRVQEQERPFLGSTPIHLKRSENAFSVDFVALNYPKLPTNQYAYYLEGLETDWKYSGPQHLASYTNLSPGPYTLHLKAADAFGNWNDQTLQLHFRVAPAFYETWTFRLLVVVAVLGLLYSLYRYRINQLLRLQQVRNRISADLHDEIGASLSGISIMGTMARQHLPTPHPSVTFLERIVDDARQLSTSLDDIVWSVKPENDALAHLIARMTRYASELLEAKGIDYHVQVPEQVDHLTLSMEQRRDFYLIFKEALNNLVKHAQCSYARIEIRVDRQSLHLAIQDNGIGFDLNAPSEKARERNGLGNLYQRAQQLNGTLRIDSAVGEGTRIALTFPV encoded by the coding sequence ATGGTACGCTGGCGCTGGTTTTGGGTGGGGTACTTGATGCCGCTGGCGCTGGCGGCGCAGCTTCCGGCCATTTCGTTCGAGACCATTACGACGGAGGACGGCCTACCCAGCAATCTGGTGCTGTCGGCCACGAAAGATCACCAGGGCTTCATGTGGTTCGGGACGCGGCGCTGCCCGGTGCGTTACGACGGCAATACCTTCCGGCCTTTTCTGGAACCGGAAACCGAACTGGTGTCGGGGCTGGCCGAAGATTCCAGCGGCCGCCTGTGGGTTTCGACCGACCTGAACGGTGTCTGCACGATCGACCCGATCACCCTGCAGCTTCGGCCCGTGCCGAGCGCGCAACCGACCCCTGCCCCTCAAACCGGCCACTTTTTCCGGGCCTCGGATGGCTACGGGTGGTACGGCGACTGGTACGGCGCCAACCGCATCAACCTTACCACGGCAGAGGTACGCCACTATCCGTTCCGGCCGACCAACTACGTGATGGTCAAAGCCTCGTTTCTGGAAGATCGGGAGGGAACCGTTTGGGTACTCGGGGCCGACAACGGCCTGTTTCGCTACGACCGGGCGGCCGATACGCTCGTGTGTGTGCTGGGGCGGGATTGTCCTGATACCACGCGTCGGCTGGAAACCGTGTTTACGCAGGGGTGTGTAGACCGGGCGGGTCAGCTCTGGATCGGCACGCAGCGGGGTGGGTTGCTTCGGTACGACCCCCACACCGACGACTACGAACTTTTCCCGACCGATCCGGCCGTCTTGTCCGTTGCCGAAGGAGAAGACGAAAACGGTCGGCCGCTGTTGTGGGTTGGTGATGACGAAGGCTTGAGCGTGTTCCGGCCGGAACAGGGGCAATTCTACCGCTTTCCGGATCTCTTCCCCGACGCTTACAGCGTCAACGCCCTCTACCGCGACACGACCGAAGGCATCGTGTGGGCTTGCACGTCGGAAGGAATTCTGAAATACCATCCGCGCAGCAACCTGATTCAGACCATCCGCCTGCCGGAAGGGCTGGTCGACATGCCCGTCACCGTCACGACGATCGTGCAGGACCAGGCGGACGCAGATGTCTACTGGCTCGGGTTGTCGCACACCGGTATGGTGCGGTGGCATCGCCCCAGCAATCAGTTTTCGCTCGTACGTTTTCCCCCGGCGGGCACCGCACCGGAAACGCGGTGGATAGCCCAGCGCGACGACGGCACGCTGTGGATTGGCGTGAACCAGTGGCACTACAACGGGCCGGGCCTGCTGGTGTACGATCCGGCGTGCGCCACCTTTCTGGAAACGCCGCTGTCGCGCCTGGCGAACCGGTACTTTTCGGTGGCCTTTTTCATGTACGGATTCTTCGATCCGCAGCAGCGCCTCTGGATCGGCAATTCGGACGAGGGGATTCACGTGCTGGCCGAAACGGCCGACGGTGAAGCGCAGGAGGTGACGCCCTGGAGCCAGGCACAACAGCAGGAACTGTTGCAGCACAACAACCTGATTAACGACCTGCTGCTGGACCGCCGGGGGGGCGTCTGGCTGGCGACGTACAACGGCATCTACCTGGCCGACGAAGCCCGCCGTCGTTTCACGCTGTTTGATTCGGTCGGAGGGGACTACCCGACGGTCAACACGCTGTTGGAAGACCAGAAAGGCCACCTGTGGGCCGCACGCTGGGGCGCGATTACGGAAACCGACACGAACGGCCGACGCCTCAGCCAACTGACCACGGCGGGCGGCTTGCAGGACCGTGAGAACCGGGGACTGGTGGAAGACCGGTACGGCCACCTGTGGATCGGGAATTACGAGGGGCTGCACGCGTACCGGACCGATACAAAACGCCTGTTCCATTTCTCCGTCGGTGACGGTTTGCTGAGCAACAACACGATGGACCGTCTGTTTACCAACCGGGCGGGCGATGCACTTTTGATCGGGCAGAAAAACGGGTTCAACGTATTGCGGGTCGACCTGCTCCGGCAACCGTACCCGGCGCCGCCGCTGGCCGTGAGTAGCCTCAGGGTGCAGGAACAGGAACGCCCCTTTTTAGGATCGACACCGATTCACCTGAAGCGTTCGGAAAATGCCTTTTCGGTCGATTTTGTGGCTCTCAACTATCCCAAGCTGCCCACCAACCAGTACGCCTATTACCTCGAAGGGCTGGAAACCGACTGGAAGTACAGCGGCCCGCAGCACCTGGCGTCGTACACCAACCTGAGCCCCGGCCCCTACACGCTGCACCTGAAAGCGGCCGACGCGTTCGGCAACTGGAACGACCAGACCCTGCAACTGCATTTTCGGGTGGCCCCCGCCTTTTACGAGACATGGACGTTCCGCCTGTTGGTGGTGGTGGCCGTGCTGGGCCTGCTCTACAGCCTCTACCGCTACCGCATCAACCAGCTCCTCCGGCTCCAGCAGGTCCGCAACCGCATTTCGGCCGACCTGCACGACGAGATCGGCGCTTCGCTCAGCGGCATCAGCATCATGGGTACCATGGCGCGGCAGCACCTGCCCACCCCGCATCCGTCGGTGACCTTTCTGGAGCGGATTGTGGACGATGCCCGCCAACTCAGTACCTCGCTCGACGACATTGTGTGGAGCGTCAAACCCGAAAACGACGCGCTGGCGCACCTCATCGCCCGCATGACGCGCTACGCCTCCGAGCTGCTGGAAGCCAAGGGCATCGACTACCACGTGCAGGTGCCGGAACAGGTCGACCACCTGACGCTCTCGATGGAACAACGCCGCGACTTTTACCTGATTTTCAAAGAAGCGCTCAACAACCTGGTGAAGCACGCACAGTGCAGCTACGCGCGGATTGAGATTCGTGTCGATCGACAATCACTCCACCTCGCGATCCAGGACAACGGGATCGGGTTCGACCTGAATGCGCCCTCTGAAAAGGCCCGCGAACGCAACGGATTGGGCAACCTGTACCAGCGAGCGCAGCAATTGAACGGCACGCTGCGCATCGACTCGGCCGTGGGAGAGGGCACGCGCATCGCCCTGACGTTTCCGGTGTGA
- a CDS encoding endonuclease/exonuclease/phosphatase family protein yields the protein MSRTFLFPFVLMSLLTLSSLCSQDLRVATYNIRYDAASDTLDRWSKRHPFVAQLVQFHDFDIFGVQEALHHQMQDLSGKLPGYAFIGVGRDDGKQKGEYSAIFYKKDRFEVLKQSTFWLAETTDKPVKGWDAALPRICTWGQFRDKATGKTFYFFNTHFDHVGVEARKNSAKLIVRKIKEIAGNAPVVLTGDLNLGQDSDAYKIFRDSPELHDTHDTAQRVYDNNGSFNGFGYRPIDDQRIDHVFVSDQFQVATYGLLTDTYYGRYPSDHFPVMAVLRY from the coding sequence ATGTCCCGTACCTTTCTTTTCCCCTTTGTGCTGATGTCTTTGTTGACCCTGAGCAGCCTTTGTTCGCAGGATCTCCGCGTCGCGACCTACAACATCCGCTACGATGCTGCCAGCGACACCCTCGACCGCTGGTCCAAACGCCATCCGTTTGTCGCCCAACTGGTGCAGTTCCACGACTTCGACATCTTTGGCGTGCAGGAAGCCCTGCACCATCAGATGCAGGACCTGAGCGGAAAACTGCCTGGCTATGCCTTCATTGGCGTAGGCCGCGACGACGGCAAACAGAAAGGCGAGTATTCGGCCATTTTCTACAAGAAAGATCGCTTCGAGGTGCTGAAGCAAAGCACGTTCTGGCTGGCCGAAACCACCGACAAGCCCGTGAAAGGCTGGGACGCGGCGCTGCCTCGCATTTGTACGTGGGGGCAGTTTCGCGACAAAGCCACGGGCAAAACGTTTTACTTTTTTAACACCCACTTCGACCACGTAGGCGTGGAGGCGCGCAAAAACAGCGCGAAGCTGATCGTCCGGAAAATCAAGGAGATTGCGGGCAATGCGCCGGTGGTTCTGACGGGCGACCTGAACCTGGGGCAAGACAGCGATGCTTACAAAATCTTCCGCGATTCGCCGGAGTTGCACGATACCCACGACACGGCGCAGCGGGTCTACGACAACAACGGTTCGTTTAACGGATTCGGCTACCGGCCCATCGACGACCAGCGGATCGACCACGTGTTTGTAAGCGACCAGTTTCAGGTGGCCACCTACGGACTGCTGACCGATACCTACTACGGCCGCTACCCGTCCGATCACTTTCCGGTGATGGCTGTATTGCGGTACTGA
- a CDS encoding family 20 glycosylhydrolase — protein MNPRFSRSLLLLFWILLWARPSLAQLPLDSLLLVRGFCIGSPQADGVADFVKFIDNELAPRQVNTLILRIDYNYQYESHPELRDEGALSKADVKKMVEACKRHGIRLIPQINLLGHQSWASKVTNLLRVYPQFDETPAVQMPAHYEWPNEDGLYCKSYCPLHPDVHDVVFALVDEITEAFETDAFHAGMDEVFYLGEDQCPRCSGRDKAELFAGEVTRIRNHLAMTGKELWMWGDRLIDGKTTGLGIWEASFNNTHRAIDLIPKDVVICDWHYERPDPTAAYFAMKGFRVITCPWRNPDVALVQVDDMLRFRAAATDEMKDRFYGMMQTVWSGADDFLDGFYGRKKSKEADTQTAWNTFRTMYTKINALDKGK, from the coding sequence ATGAACCCTCGATTCTCCCGCTCACTTCTTCTGCTTTTCTGGATCCTCCTGTGGGCCCGTCCTTCCCTGGCGCAGCTGCCACTCGACAGCCTACTGCTGGTGCGGGGCTTTTGCATCGGGAGTCCGCAGGCGGACGGAGTCGCTGATTTTGTCAAGTTCATCGACAACGAACTGGCCCCCCGGCAGGTGAATACACTTATTCTGCGGATCGATTATAACTACCAGTACGAGAGCCACCCGGAACTGCGGGACGAAGGGGCCTTGTCGAAGGCCGACGTGAAGAAGATGGTCGAGGCCTGTAAGCGCCACGGCATTCGGCTGATTCCGCAGATTAACCTGCTGGGGCACCAGTCGTGGGCGAGTAAGGTAACCAATCTGCTGCGCGTTTATCCGCAATTCGACGAGACGCCCGCCGTGCAGATGCCCGCGCACTACGAATGGCCGAACGAAGATGGGCTTTACTGCAAGAGCTACTGCCCGCTGCATCCGGACGTACACGACGTGGTCTTTGCCCTGGTCGACGAAATTACGGAGGCGTTCGAAACCGACGCGTTTCACGCGGGCATGGACGAAGTGTTTTACCTCGGCGAGGACCAGTGTCCGCGCTGTTCGGGCCGCGACAAAGCGGAGCTGTTCGCCGGCGAAGTAACGCGCATCCGCAACCACCTGGCCATGACCGGAAAGGAACTGTGGATGTGGGGCGATCGCCTGATCGACGGCAAAACGACGGGGCTTGGCATCTGGGAGGCCAGCTTCAACAACACTCATCGGGCCATCGACCTGATTCCGAAAGACGTGGTGATCTGTGACTGGCATTACGAACGGCCCGACCCCACCGCCGCTTACTTCGCGATGAAAGGCTTCCGGGTCATCACCTGCCCGTGGCGCAATCCCGACGTGGCCCTGGTGCAGGTCGACGACATGCTGCGGTTTCGTGCCGCTGCCACCGACGAGATGAAAGACCGCTTCTACGGGATGATGCAAACCGTCTGGTCCGGGGCCGACGATTTTCTGGACGGTTTTTACGGGCGGAAGAAAAGCAAGGAGGCGGATACCCAAACCGCCTGGAATACCTTCCGAACGATGTACACCAAAATCAATGCGCTGGACAAAGGGAAATGA